A stretch of the Acyrthosiphon pisum isolate AL4f chromosome A2, pea_aphid_22Mar2018_4r6ur, whole genome shotgun sequence genome encodes the following:
- the LOC100568495 gene encoding craniofacial development protein 2-like has protein sequence MTLSGYGSLVLQDTTLNLPRICGALENKTGKRKPGLSFGTWNIRTLFKPGAAQCLVKEIRRYNLGVVALQEIRWNGKGTLDLQDTTIFYGECNDRRQFGTGFAVHKSIVPLVTEFKSTNPRISILTIKGKFFDITFLNGYAPTEEKTPEEKDEFYENLEQTLNEIPRNRIRIVLGDFNAKLGKENIFRSTIGNHSMHDITSENGLRLIDFASGGGLVVKSTMFPRKDIYKGTWKAPNGRYTNQIDHVMINTRFKNCIQEVKTVRGADCDLDHYLVKGKLDVKLKHWELGKVQWWTDMK, from the exons ATGACCTTGAGTGGTTATGGTAGTCTGGTCCTCCAG GATACAACATTAAACTTGCCTCGGATATGTGGAGCTTTGGAGAACAAGACTGGAAAACGGAAACCTGGCTTATCTTTTGGAACTTGGAACATTCGCACACTTTTCAAACCGGGAGCAGCACAATGCTTAGTCAAAGAAATCAGGAGATATAATTTAGGAGTGGTAGCCTTGCAGGAGATTAGGTGGAATGGCAAAGGTACCTTGGATCTTCAAGACACGACTATATTCTACGGGGAATGTAATGATCGAAGACAATTTGGAACGGGTTTTGCTGTACACAAAAGTATAGTTcctttggtaacagaatttaaAAGTACTAACCCTAGGATATCAATATTGACGATTAAAGGgaaattttttgatatcactttcCTGAATGGATACGCACCTACGGAGGAAAAAACACCAGAGGAAAAGGATGAATTTTATGAGAATCTGGAACAAACCCTAAATGAAATCCCCCGAAATAGAATAAGGATAGTCTTAGGCGATTTTAATGCCAAATTGGGAAAGGAAAACATATTCAGATCAACCATTGGTAATCATAGCATGCATGACATAACTAGTGAAAACGGACTTAGACTTATTGACTTTGCGAGTGGTGGAGGACTTGTTGTGAAAAGCACAATGTTCCCACGCAAAGATATCTACAAGGGGACTTGGAAAGCGCCTAATGGTAGATACACTAATCAAATAGACCATGTTATGATTAACACAAGGTTTAAAAACTGTATACAGGAGGTGAAAACAGTCAGAGGAGCCGACTGTGATTTGGACCACTACCTGGTAAAAGGAAAACTAGATGTGAAACTAAAACATTGGGAGTTAGGAAAGGTACAATGGTGGACAGATATGAAGTAA